The genomic interval GCATCCGCAGACCCGCGGATCCTCGGGCAGCTGCTGCAGCTCGCCGCGCAGGGGGCGATCACCCCGGCGATCGAGCGCGAATACGCGTTCAAAGACGCGGCCGGTGCGCTCGCTCACGTCGAATCAGGGCACGCCGCAGGCAAGGTCGTCGTGCGCGCGGCATCCTGATCGACGAAGCGTCGGCGCTCGAGCCGCGGAGCCTTCCCGTTCCCGTCGCGATTTTTCCCGCTGGCGCCGGATGAAGGCGGGACAAAATGCGACCGGAACGCCGGCTGCGGGCATCCGAGCGGGAGGAATCGCGACCCGAACGATCGCAGCCGAGCGCGGGCATTCCTTGACCCGCCGCGCATCTTCAGCATCCGAAGATCGCGTGAGATAATGGAGCCTGGCGTGCTCGTGTGCATCTTCCCCGTCAATGTTGCGGGTCGAACTTCCGCTGGGCCCCTGGACAGCGTCCGCCGCACCTTCCTGAGGAGCACTCATGTCCATGCCTGAAACCGCGACCCGCCCCGACGACCACGCGACCGCGCCGACCCGCGTGGCTCACCACCGTCGCTACCTGATGTGCAAGCCCGAGCACTTCACGGTCAGCTACAAGATCAATCCGTGGATGGAGCCGGCCAACCCGACCGACACCGCCAAGGCCGTCGCGCAGTGGCAGAAGCTGTACGGCCTGTACCTCGAACTCGGTCACGAGGTCGAGCTGATCGAGCCGCTCGCCGGCTACCCCGACATGGTCTACACCGCGAACGGCGGCTTCGTCATCGGCGGCCGCGCCTACGTGCCCGAGTTCCGCTTCGAGGAGCGCCAGGGTGAGGCGCCCGCGTTCGCCGACTGGTTCCGCGCCAACGGCTTCGACACCGTGATGCCAGAAGAGGTCAACGAGGGCGAGGGCGACTTCCTGCTGGTCGGCGATGTGATCCTCGCCGGCACCGGCTTCCGCTCCACGGGCGACAGCCACCGCGAGGTGGGCGAGGTGTTCGGCCGCGAGGTCGTCTCACTGAACCTCGTCGATCCGCGCTTCTACCACCTCGACACCGCCATCGCCGTGCTCGACCCGGTGCAGGGCACCGAGAACGGCGGCCCCGAGCGCGCCAACATCGCCTACCTGCCGCACGCGTTCGACGAGGCTTCGCAGAAGGTGCTCGCCGAGCGGTTCCCCGACGCCATCCTCGTCAGCGACGACGACGGCGCCGTGTTCGGACTGAACTCGGCCAGCGATGGCTACAACGTCATCATCTCGCCGCGCGCCACAGGATTCGAGAAGCAGCTGCGCGAGCGCGGTTACAACCCGATCATGGTCGACCTGTCCGAGCTGCTGCTCGGCGGTGGCGGCATCAAGTGCTGCACGCTCGAACTGCGGGGTGCCTGACATGGACGGCACAGAGACGTACGCGGTTGCTGAGCGAGCGAAGCGAGACGAAGTACACGTCGCCGAGAACTACGCGCCGCTGCCCGTCGTCATCGCCGATGCCGAGGGCGTGTGGATGACGGATGCTGAGGGCAAGCGCTACCTCGACCTGCTGGCCGCCTACTCGGCCGTGAACTTCGGGCACCGGCATCCGGCGATCGTCGAGGCGCTCACCACGCAGCTCGGCCGCGTCACCCTCACCAGTCGCGCCTTCATGAACGACCAGCTCGAGCCGTTCGCCGCCGCGCTCGCACGCCTGTGCGGCAAGGAGCTCGTGCTGCCGATGAACACCGGCGCCGAGGCGGTCGAGACCGGCATCAAGGTGGCCCGCGCGTGGGGCTACCGCGTCAAGGGCATCTCTGCCGGCAAGGCCCGCATCGTCGTCGCCGCGGGCAACTTCCACGGCCGCACCACCACGATCGTCAGCTTCAGCGACGACGATCAGGCGCGCGATGACTTCGGTCCGTACACGCCGGGTTTCGACACGGTTCCGTACGGAGACGCGGATGCCATCGCGAACGCGATCACCGACGAGACCGCCGCGGTGCTGGTCGAGCCCATCCAGGGCGAGGCCGGTGTGATCATCCCTCCGGAGGGCTACCTGCGCCGGATCCGCGAGATCTGCGATGAGCGAGGCGTGCTGTTCATCGCCGACGAGATCCAAGCGGGCCTCGGCCGGGTCGGCGAGACCTTCGCCTGCGACCGCGAGGGCGTCGTGCCCGACCTGTATCTGCTGGGCAAGGCGCTCGGCGGCGGCATCCTGCCCGTCTCGGCGGTCGTCGGCAACCGCGATGTGCTCGGCGTCATCCGTCCGGGCGAGCACGGCTCGACGTTCGGCGGCAACCCGCTGGCCGCAGCCGTCGGCCTGAAGGTGGTCTCGATGCTGGAGACCGGCGAGTTCCAAGAGCGCGCTCGCGTGCTCGGCGCACACCTGGCATCCGCTCTCGAGCCTCTGATCGGCCACGGCGTGACCGCGGTGCGCATCGCGGGCCTGTGGGCGGGCGTCGACATCGACCCCGCCATCGGCACCGGCCGCGACGTCGCCGAGAAGCTGCGCGAGCGCGGCGTGCTCGTCAAGGACACCCACGGCCAGACGATCCGCATCGCCCCGCCGCTGGTGATCCGCGCCACTGAGCTCGACTGGGCGGTGGAGCAGTTGCGCCTGGTCCTGGCCGACTGACGCCAGGCGCTTCGCGCCATCCTGCTGAGGAACCACTTCCCGTCTGAGACATCACGTGTGTGCGTGTTTCTCAGACGGGAAGTGGTTTCTCGCAGTAGGGGGCGGGGTCAGTCGCGGAGGAACGGGCCGGAGTCCTGCTCCTGCACGTTCGGGTCGTCCAGGCCCGCCAGGTCGTCCTCATCGACCAGTTCATCGACATCAAGTGTCGACGGGGAGGCATCGACGCTGCTTTCCAGACCGAGGGCACCCGACGTGATGCGCACAGGTTCGGTCGGCGCCACCGGCAGGCCGAAGCGGCGCTGGATGCGGCGCATCCACCGCGGCTGCGAGCCCAGCACGCCGGTCTCATCGTGGGCTTCGACTTCGAGACCGTAGTAGTCGCCGATCCGATCGATGAACGCCGCCCGCTCGGCCTTCGCGTACGCGCGCCGTTCTCGAGTGAAGGCGACGACCGTCGACCAGCAGATCAGCAGCATCACCACGCTGAAGGGCAGCGCGATCGTGATCGCCGCGGTCTGCAGCGCCGTGAGTCCGCCCGCCAGCAGCAGGGAGATCGCCAGCAGGGCCGTTGCGACGACGAAGAACGTGCGGATCCAGCGCCGCGGCTCGGGCTTGCCGCCGGTGGCTATCATGCCCATCACCAGTGCGCCGGAATCCGCCGACGTGATGAAGAAGATGCCGAGCAGGAGCAGCGCGCCGACGCTCACGATGCCCGATCCGGGCACGTTCTGCAGCATGGCGAACAGAGCGCCCTGCAGGTCGACCTCGCCGTCCGGCCCGGTGAGCGTGCCGGGATCGGAGAGCTCCATCGCCAGCGCCGAGCCGCCGAGAACGGCGAACCACAGGATGCCGAT from Microbacterium sp. H1-D42 carries:
- the ddaH gene encoding dimethylargininase, encoding MPETATRPDDHATAPTRVAHHRRYLMCKPEHFTVSYKINPWMEPANPTDTAKAVAQWQKLYGLYLELGHEVELIEPLAGYPDMVYTANGGFVIGGRAYVPEFRFEERQGEAPAFADWFRANGFDTVMPEEVNEGEGDFLLVGDVILAGTGFRSTGDSHREVGEVFGREVVSLNLVDPRFYHLDTAIAVLDPVQGTENGGPERANIAYLPHAFDEASQKVLAERFPDAILVSDDDGAVFGLNSASDGYNVIISPRATGFEKQLRERGYNPIMVDLSELLLGGGGIKCCTLELRGA
- the rocD gene encoding ornithine--oxo-acid transaminase, which translates into the protein MDGTETYAVAERAKRDEVHVAENYAPLPVVIADAEGVWMTDAEGKRYLDLLAAYSAVNFGHRHPAIVEALTTQLGRVTLTSRAFMNDQLEPFAAALARLCGKELVLPMNTGAEAVETGIKVARAWGYRVKGISAGKARIVVAAGNFHGRTTTIVSFSDDDQARDDFGPYTPGFDTVPYGDADAIANAITDETAAVLVEPIQGEAGVIIPPEGYLRRIREICDERGVLFIADEIQAGLGRVGETFACDREGVVPDLYLLGKALGGGILPVSAVVGNRDVLGVIRPGEHGSTFGGNPLAAAVGLKVVSMLETGEFQERARVLGAHLASALEPLIGHGVTAVRIAGLWAGVDIDPAIGTGRDVAEKLRERGVLVKDTHGQTIRIAPPLVIRATELDWAVEQLRLVLAD